One Sulfurirhabdus autotrophica DNA window includes the following coding sequences:
- the rimO gene encoding 30S ribosomal protein S12 methylthiotransferase RimO yields MKAIPKVGFVSLGCPKATVDSEHILTQLRAEGYEIVGSYQDANLVVVNTCGFIDAAVEESLDAIGEALAENGKVIVTGCLGAKGDVVKKAHPQVLAVTGPHATHEVMSAVHEHLPQPHDPYTSLIPPQGVRLTPKHFAYLKISEGCNHRCTFCIIPALRGDLVSRPVGDVMQEAENLVKAGVKELLVISQDTSAYGVDVKYRTGFWQGKPLKTRMTELVKALGELGVWVRLHYVYPYPHVDEVIPLMAEGKILPYLDIPLQHASPKILKAMKRPANSENTLERIQSWRKICPDLTIRSTFVVGFPGETEEDFEQLLSFLTEAQLDRVGCFTYSAVDGAKANELADHVPEDVKESRKARLMALQADISTNRLARKVGKKMIVLVDEITPEGVVARSAADAPEIDGLVFIDDAKKLAVGDLVQVEIIDSDEHDLWAKLVG; encoded by the coding sequence ATGAAAGCTATTCCTAAAGTTGGTTTTGTTTCCCTTGGGTGCCCAAAGGCAACGGTCGATTCCGAGCACATTCTGACCCAGTTGCGAGCGGAAGGTTATGAGATCGTGGGGAGCTATCAGGATGCAAACCTGGTTGTGGTTAATACCTGTGGATTTATTGACGCTGCGGTAGAAGAGTCTTTGGATGCTATTGGTGAAGCTTTGGCCGAGAATGGAAAAGTGATTGTAACGGGTTGTCTGGGTGCAAAAGGGGATGTGGTAAAGAAAGCGCACCCTCAAGTGCTGGCTGTAACAGGCCCTCATGCAACACATGAAGTCATGTCAGCCGTTCATGAACATTTACCTCAGCCACATGATCCTTATACCAGTTTGATTCCACCGCAAGGTGTGCGACTGACGCCCAAGCATTTCGCTTATCTGAAGATTTCCGAGGGCTGCAATCATCGCTGTACCTTCTGCATTATCCCGGCATTGCGTGGTGATCTGGTAAGTCGCCCTGTTGGCGACGTGATGCAGGAAGCTGAAAATCTGGTAAAAGCGGGCGTGAAAGAATTGCTGGTGATTTCTCAGGACACCAGCGCTTATGGCGTGGATGTGAAATACCGCACTGGATTCTGGCAAGGCAAGCCTTTGAAAACACGTATGACAGAACTCGTGAAGGCATTAGGGGAATTAGGTGTTTGGGTTCGCTTACATTATGTTTACCCTTATCCTCATGTAGATGAAGTGATTCCACTCATGGCGGAAGGGAAGATATTGCCATATCTGGATATTCCTTTGCAGCATGCAAGTCCTAAGATTCTGAAAGCCATGAAACGGCCTGCGAATAGTGAAAACACGTTGGAAAGAATTCAGTCATGGCGAAAAATTTGCCCTGATCTGACCATTCGCAGCACATTCGTAGTGGGCTTTCCGGGAGAGACGGAAGAAGATTTTGAACAGTTGCTGTCATTCTTGACTGAAGCACAACTGGACAGGGTAGGTTGCTTTACTTATTCAGCAGTAGATGGCGCAAAAGCCAATGAACTTGCTGACCACGTACCAGAAGATGTGAAAGAGTCGCGTAAAGCGCGTTTAATGGCGTTACAGGCTGACATAAGTACCAATCGCTTAGCACGTAAAGTGGGTAAGAAAATGATAGTACTTGTTGATGAAATTACGCCGGAAGGCGTTGTTGCCAGAAGTGCAGCAGATGCGCCAGAAATTGATGGGTTGGTTTTTATTGATGATGCTAAAAAGCTGGCAGTAGGGGATTTGGTTCAAGTAGAAATTATTGATTCTGACGAACATGATTTGTGGGCAAAACTTGTTGGTTGA
- a CDS encoding segregation and condensation protein A, whose translation MNDEILSKEQRILRVMRKVLASIVKDATPQPGMLHPLSERTIQDIRECFGLISAREAELADNAGLSRNEKPFYTDEPQKSNVVKLHKPGSTKKPEGE comes from the coding sequence GTGAACGACGAAATCTTATCCAAAGAGCAACGCATTTTGCGCGTGATGCGCAAGGTACTGGCAAGCATTGTTAAAGACGCAACACCACAACCAGGTATGCTGCACCCCTTATCTGAAAGAACGATTCAGGATATCCGTGAATGTTTTGGATTGATTTCTGCACGGGAAGCTGAATTGGCAGACAATGCCGGACTGAGCAGAAATGAAAAGCCTTTTTATACAGATGAACCGCAAAAGAGCAATGTGGTTAAGTTACACAAACCCGGTTCTACCAAAAAACCAGAAGGGGAATAA
- a CDS encoding TusE/DsrC/DsvC family sulfur relay protein, with amino-acid sequence MSSQFDSAKHSDALKKVKLTSSGRLESLSEWNKEIAIMLAEKEGLELKPAHWEILNLLRAYYTEYNISPIKKLLKKEISEKLPDGEIKSSDAYLENLFPNGVLTQGTKIAGLPVPMLDAEIEGMHVITRKKSKAVPAKEVSHFVGTFEFEKEVFSVTEKGNLVNLADWNERLAEFMASKEHIRLTPDHWEVINYLRKFYFNYGITPMVRLLMKHMRRELGEGKSSHDYLYHLFPGGPSRQGSRIAGLPEPQGCIDN; translated from the coding sequence ATGAGCAGCCAGTTTGATTCCGCAAAGCATTCGGATGCCTTAAAAAAAGTGAAGTTGACTAGTAGCGGGCGCTTGGAGAGCCTGTCTGAGTGGAATAAAGAGATCGCTATTATGCTAGCTGAAAAAGAGGGACTGGAGCTCAAACCAGCCCATTGGGAGATTCTCAATTTACTTCGTGCTTACTATACAGAATACAATATTTCGCCAATTAAAAAGTTGCTCAAGAAGGAAATTAGCGAAAAATTGCCCGATGGGGAAATCAAATCTTCAGATGCATATCTGGAAAACTTGTTCCCGAATGGTGTTTTGACACAAGGTACCAAAATTGCGGGTCTCCCTGTCCCTATGCTTGATGCTGAGATTGAGGGAATGCATGTTATAACCCGAAAGAAATCAAAAGCAGTGCCTGCAAAAGAAGTTTCACATTTTGTAGGCACTTTTGAGTTTGAGAAGGAGGTCTTCTCTGTAACAGAAAAGGGTAATCTGGTTAACCTGGCTGACTGGAACGAGCGCCTGGCTGAATTCATGGCAAGTAAAGAGCATATTCGTCTTACACCTGACCATTGGGAAGTAATCAATTATCTCAGGAAATTCTATTTCAACTATGGAATAACCCCGATGGTGAGATTGCTGATGAAGCACATGCGGCGTGAACTAGGTGAAGGTAAGAGCAGTCACGACTATCTTTATCATCTGTTTCCTGGCGGTCCATCCCGGCAAGGATCGCGTATTGCCGGTTTGCCTGAACCTCAGGGGTGTATAGATAATTGA
- a CDS encoding Sfum_1244 family protein, with amino-acid sequence MQNFHHLVDAVQQNCYITDARYARNMTMCTYLLEMRQYYRWENDIPYSKSPPKDELGNWMVERENLWNTVEESPYAPLRVGSDLKDPFDSESINRKLLPEGYVYSGGYGRFHKPHFFLGELLKEEKRNGFTILVSGCEYARDLISPPAALLNRTIYLRREAVRRYIWDKFEEWNWKKRDNTQASAFSFYDFQKNPNLALEVMTENESEAMILHELGEGMAGDLLGEGWSEMLSTLTSIKAEIMARAVRDHMADCLSTLPALLEREAASSLHFYFANFNGMRKELFPRAMKGYQSWVASGNIEPLAEAVCQGKDHWSKVGQQLLDIYKKHGKNSSLFLEKLLIDGNSVLKF; translated from the coding sequence ATGCAAAATTTCCACCATCTTGTAGATGCTGTCCAGCAAAACTGTTATATCACGGATGCACGTTATGCTCGAAACATGACAATGTGCACCTATCTTCTTGAAATGCGACAGTATTATCGATGGGAAAATGATATTCCATACAGTAAAAGTCCGCCCAAGGATGAATTAGGTAACTGGATGGTTGAGCGGGAAAACCTCTGGAATACCGTTGAAGAATCACCCTATGCTCCTTTGCGCGTTGGTTCAGACTTGAAAGATCCGTTTGATAGTGAATCAATCAACCGAAAATTACTTCCAGAAGGCTATGTGTATAGCGGAGGGTATGGCCGGTTTCACAAGCCGCATTTTTTTCTGGGTGAGTTACTTAAAGAAGAAAAGCGCAATGGATTTACTATTCTTGTTTCAGGTTGTGAATACGCGCGAGATTTAATTTCCCCTCCGGCAGCATTATTAAACCGCACCATATATTTACGCCGGGAAGCTGTCCGACGATATATCTGGGATAAATTCGAAGAATGGAATTGGAAGAAGCGGGATAACACGCAAGCCAGTGCATTCAGCTTTTATGATTTTCAGAAAAATCCTAATTTAGCGCTTGAGGTCATGACAGAAAATGAAAGTGAAGCCATGATTCTGCATGAACTGGGTGAAGGTATGGCTGGAGATTTGTTGGGTGAGGGTTGGTCGGAAATGTTGTCAACATTGACGTCAATCAAGGCAGAAATTATGGCGCGTGCAGTACGTGATCATATGGCAGATTGTCTTTCCACACTTCCCGCGCTGCTTGAAAGAGAAGCTGCAAGCTCATTACATTTTTACTTTGCTAATTTTAATGGGATGCGCAAAGAGCTTTTTCCACGGGCTATGAAGGGGTACCAGAGTTGGGTGGCTTCAGGAAATATTGAGCCATTGGCAGAAGCAGTTTGCCAAGGTAAAGATCATTGGTCAAAAGTGGGCCAGCAGTTGCTCGATATATACAAGAAACACGGGAAGAACAGTAGCCTCTTTTTGGAAAAACTACTGATTGATGGGAATTCAGTTCTTAAATTCTAA
- a CDS encoding metal-sensitive transcriptional regulator — MKSSAKTVSKPVCHSEPKNVVQPHKNALLKRLNRIEGQVRGISKMVEGDRYCIDILTQISAIKSALNAVGMQLLEDHTKGCVQNAIKSGNGDDELAELLTIVRQFVR; from the coding sequence ATGAAGTCGTCGGCTAAAACAGTCAGCAAACCTGTTTGTCACTCAGAACCTAAAAATGTCGTTCAGCCCCATAAAAACGCACTCCTTAAACGGTTAAACCGTATAGAGGGACAAGTGCGTGGCATTTCCAAAATGGTTGAAGGTGACCGCTATTGCATAGATATATTGACCCAGATCAGTGCAATTAAATCCGCACTTAATGCGGTTGGTATGCAACTTTTGGAAGACCATACCAAAGGCTGCGTTCAAAATGCAATAAAATCTGGAAACGGAGATGATGAACTGGCAGAGTTATTAACCATTGTCAGGCAATTTGTACGTTAA
- the prfB gene encoding peptide chain release factor 2 (programmed frameshift) produces the protein MEAEQLNTLTNLLEDLGKRTEELRGYLDFDQKKDRLVEVVQLMEDPAIWNDAKKAQDLGRERRSLESVVFTLEKLVQSLNDTSELFEMAREEGDDDTLVSIEADTKKLEEIVEGMEFRRMFSNPMDPNNCFIDIQSGSGGTEAQDWASMLERMYLRYAERHDFKVEILEESEGEVAGIKSATLKISGEYAYGYLRTETGVHRLVRKSPFDSGNRRHTSFSSVFVYPEVDESIEIDINPADLRVDTYRASGAGGQHINKTDSAVRITHIPTNIVVQCQNDRSQHKNRAEAMSMLKARMYEAELRKRMEEKQSLEDTKSDIGWGHQIRSYVLDQSRIKDLRTNFEVGNTQAVLDGDLDDFISASLKQGV, from the exons ATGGAAGCAGAACAACTTAATACGTTAACCAATTTATTGGAAGACTTAGGTAAAAGAACCGAAGAATTACGGGGGTATCTT GACTTCGACCAGAAGAAAGATCGCCTGGTAGAAGTCGTTCAGTTGATGGAAGATCCAGCCATCTGGAATGACGCAAAAAAAGCACAGGATTTAGGCCGCGAACGCAGATCATTAGAATCCGTTGTTTTTACGCTGGAAAAACTCGTTCAGTCACTGAATGATACCAGCGAATTATTTGAAATGGCGCGGGAAGAAGGCGACGACGACACCCTTGTCAGCATAGAAGCCGATACCAAAAAACTCGAAGAAATCGTTGAGGGCATGGAATTTCGCCGTATGTTTTCCAACCCCATGGATCCCAATAATTGTTTTATCGATATCCAGTCAGGTTCAGGCGGTACAGAAGCGCAGGATTGGGCCTCCATGCTCGAACGCATGTACCTGCGCTACGCCGAGCGACATGATTTCAAAGTTGAAATTCTGGAAGAATCCGAAGGCGAAGTAGCAGGCATCAAAAGCGCGACACTGAAAATATCGGGAGAATATGCTTACGGCTACTTGCGCACTGAAACAGGCGTGCACCGTTTAGTACGAAAATCCCCGTTTGACTCCGGCAATCGTCGCCACACTTCCTTTTCCAGTGTGTTTGTCTACCCGGAAGTCGATGAATCCATTGAAATCGATATCAATCCCGCCGATTTGCGTGTTGATACCTATCGCGCATCAGGTGCGGGAGGTCAGCATATCAACAAAACCGATTCTGCAGTCCGTATCACACACATTCCCACGAACATTGTGGTGCAGTGTCAGAACGACCGTTCTCAACACAAAAACCGCGCTGAGGCCATGAGCATGCTGAAAGCCCGTATGTATGAGGCTGAACTCCGTAAGCGCATGGAAGAAAAGCAGTCCCTGGAAGATACCAAATCCGACATTGGCTGGGGTCATCAGATTCGGTCATATGTGCTTGATCAGTCACGCATCAAGGATTTGCGCACCAACTTTGAAGTAGGTAATACCCAGGCTGTGCTGGATGGGGATCTGGATGATTTCATCAGCGCCAGTTTGAAACAAGGTGTTTAA
- the lysS gene encoding lysine--tRNA ligase, translated as MSEQENQPVQDTNQIFEERRSKLKALREQGIAFPNDFNREHLAADLHQQNESKSKEELEGSPVSVSVAGRMMLKRVMGKASFATIQDMSGRIQLYITNDHVGEAAHEAFKHFDLGDIIAAKGVLFKTKTGELSVRATEIRLLTKTLRPLPEKFHGLTDQEQKYRQRYLDLITNEDTRKVFSTRSKIIQGIREFLVRHGYLEVETPMMHPIPGGAAARPFITHHNTLDMQLYLRIAPELYLKRLVVGGMEKVFEINRNFRNEGMSTRHNPEFTMLEFYEAYRDYRYMMDFTEAMFREVAENVLGTTKVTYQGRELDLGLPFARLTIAQAIQKYNPEFTEAQLNDRVFLINKFNELKVSYKEHDGIGGLQLTLFEENTEHLLFDPTFIIDYPAEVSPLARSNDSNPEITERFELFMVGREIANGFSELNDPEDQSDRFMSQVQQKDAGDAEAMHYDADYIRALEYGLPPTAGEGIGIDRLVMLLTDSPSIRDVILFPQMRPEQLS; from the coding sequence ATGAGCGAACAAGAAAACCAACCGGTTCAAGATACAAATCAGATATTTGAAGAACGCAGAAGCAAACTGAAAGCTCTCCGCGAACAAGGGATCGCTTTTCCCAATGATTTCAACCGCGAACATTTAGCCGCTGACCTGCACCAGCAGAACGAGAGTAAATCCAAAGAAGAGCTGGAAGGTAGCCCAGTCAGTGTCAGCGTTGCTGGCCGCATGATGTTAAAACGGGTAATGGGTAAAGCCAGTTTTGCGACCATTCAGGATATGAGCGGGCGCATCCAGCTATACATTACAAACGACCATGTTGGTGAAGCCGCTCACGAGGCATTCAAACACTTTGACTTGGGCGACATCATTGCCGCCAAGGGCGTATTGTTCAAAACAAAAACCGGAGAGTTGTCAGTCCGCGCCACTGAAATCCGTTTATTAACAAAAACGCTGCGCCCGCTACCTGAAAAATTCCATGGGCTGACAGACCAGGAGCAAAAGTACCGGCAGCGTTATCTGGATCTGATCACCAACGAAGATACACGTAAGGTATTTTCTACCCGTTCCAAAATCATTCAGGGCATTCGCGAATTCCTTGTACGCCACGGCTATCTGGAAGTTGAAACCCCCATGATGCATCCGATTCCGGGTGGTGCAGCTGCGCGTCCCTTTATCACCCATCACAACACGCTCGATATGCAATTGTATCTGCGCATTGCACCGGAACTGTACCTGAAGCGCCTGGTAGTGGGCGGAATGGAAAAAGTATTCGAAATCAACCGTAACTTCCGCAATGAAGGTATGTCCACCCGGCATAACCCTGAATTCACCATGCTGGAATTTTACGAAGCCTATCGCGACTACCGTTACATGATGGACTTCACCGAAGCAATGTTCCGCGAAGTGGCAGAAAACGTCTTGGGAACAACCAAAGTGACTTACCAAGGTCGCGAACTGGATTTGGGCCTCCCCTTCGCTCGTTTAACCATTGCGCAAGCTATTCAGAAATACAATCCTGAATTCACCGAAGCGCAGTTAAACGACCGTGTATTCCTGATCAACAAATTCAATGAGCTCAAGGTCAGTTATAAGGAACATGATGGCATTGGTGGTTTGCAGCTTACCCTGTTTGAAGAAAACACAGAACACCTGCTGTTTGATCCCACTTTTATTATTGATTATCCGGCAGAAGTGTCACCATTAGCGCGTAGTAACGATAGCAACCCCGAGATTACAGAGCGTTTCGAGTTGTTTATGGTCGGGCGCGAAATTGCCAATGGTTTCTCAGAGTTAAACGACCCTGAGGACCAGTCTGATCGTTTCATGAGCCAAGTACAGCAAAAAGATGCAGGTGATGCAGAAGCCATGCACTACGACGCAGATTATATACGTGCACTGGAATACGGTTTACCGCCCACTGCAGGCGAAGGCATTGGTATTGACCGTCTGGTCATGCTCCTGACTGACAGCCCGAGTATTCGGGATGTTATTTTGTTTCCGCAAATGCGGCCTGAACAGCTGTCTTAA
- a CDS encoding glycine zipper 2TM domain-containing protein, whose translation MATQTTKTHPIMIIAAIAVILFSAVGIGAIMGWIPGSASKTQEQSTQPLVTAEQTAKIETADTKTVTPVPEEQKPEPATPPKAETKAEVTKPASQTHREKQTKKVTHQNVAKQTSVSTNSVPAPTNICSNCGVIESVNVIEQAGEGTGLGAVAGGVAGALLGTQIGQGRGTTAATIAGAAGGAFAGHQVEKAVKKTKHFEISVRMEDGSYRTFNQPNDSGLMSGDKVKVVDGAIVRN comes from the coding sequence ATGGCCACACAAACTACGAAAACCCATCCGATTATGATTATTGCTGCAATAGCAGTAATTCTATTCAGTGCTGTCGGAATTGGCGCTATTATGGGATGGATACCTGGCTCTGCTTCAAAAACCCAGGAACAGAGTACGCAACCATTAGTGACTGCTGAACAAACAGCCAAAATTGAAACGGCTGACACCAAGACTGTCACACCAGTACCTGAGGAACAAAAACCGGAGCCCGCTACCCCACCAAAAGCGGAAACTAAGGCGGAAGTGACTAAACCGGCTTCACAAACACATAGAGAAAAACAAACCAAAAAAGTAACACATCAAAATGTGGCCAAGCAAACCAGTGTCAGTACTAACTCAGTACCAGCACCCACCAATATTTGCTCAAATTGTGGTGTCATTGAATCTGTTAATGTCATTGAGCAAGCAGGTGAAGGAACCGGACTGGGTGCTGTAGCTGGCGGAGTTGCCGGAGCGCTTCTTGGAACGCAGATCGGTCAGGGACGCGGAACAACCGCGGCTACGATCGCGGGTGCAGCGGGAGGTGCTTTTGCTGGACATCAGGTAGAAAAAGCCGTCAAGAAAACCAAGCACTTTGAAATCAGTGTTCGCATGGAAGACGGCTCTTACAGAACCTTTAACCAGCCAAACGATTCCGGTTTGATGTCTGGAGATAAAGTCAAAGTGGTGGATGGTGCAATCGTAAGAAACTAA
- a CDS encoding addiction module antidote protein, which yields MKPIKVDDLPEFNAAPYLGSEAAIAAYLTDIIEANNPALLASALGDIARARGMGEIAKASGISREALYKALRPGAQPRFDTISRVCTALGVRLVAQATHPSV from the coding sequence ATGAAACCAATCAAAGTGGATGACTTACCTGAATTCAACGCTGCACCATATCTTGGCAGTGAAGCGGCAATTGCGGCTTATCTGACAGATATTATTGAGGCGAATAATCCCGCGCTTCTGGCTTCCGCGCTCGGCGATATCGCTCGTGCACGCGGTATGGGCGAGATTGCCAAGGCATCTGGCATCTCCCGAGAGGCATTATATAAAGCTTTACGTCCTGGTGCCCAACCGCGTTTCGATACTATAAGTCGTGTTTGCACAGCCTTGGGGGTACGCCTGGTGGCGCAGGCCACTCATCCTTCAGTGTAA
- a CDS encoding heavy-metal-associated domain-containing protein, whose translation MDSKKLNVKGMTCMGCVKSVKNVLEPIPGVSNVEVVLETGKVTIGYDASKTDTGAFKTAIEDAGYEVVG comes from the coding sequence ATGGATTCAAAAAAACTGAATGTTAAAGGGATGACTTGCATGGGCTGCGTTAAAAGCGTAAAAAATGTACTTGAACCAATACCCGGTGTTAGTAATGTAGAAGTAGTCCTGGAAACCGGCAAAGTCACTATCGGTTATGATGCTTCTAAAACAGATACTGGTGCTTTTAAAACAGCAATCGAAGATGCCGGCTATGAAGTCGTCGGCTAA
- a CDS encoding heavy metal translocating P-type ATPase: protein MHFPISSKRIELPIEGMTCSACANRIEKSLNKLPGVKAAVNFASEKVQIDYEVGEANPANLVETIKKTGYSVPNQRIELALEGMTCSACAARIEKVLNKKPGVEATVNFAAEKASIMLSPGTSTIADLISSVKKSGYDAHELAEVSREDEKARRQNVYQKEVRLFWISAAFTLPLVLQMGAMFSGSHEEWLPRWLQMVLATPVQFWVGKRFYMGAWNALRGGSANMDVLVALGTSMAYFFSAVVTLFGLTELHVYFEASAAIITLILMGKLLEARAKGKTSTAIEQLLKLQPKTARVERDGEIIEVEVSSIHIGEVFIVRPGERIPVDGDIIEGHSSVDESMLTGESLPVTKEVGKKVFAATQNNQGMLRCKATGVGSHTALAEIVRLVEEAQGSKAPIQRLADTISGIFVPVVVAISVITFGLWWGIGGSFTVALVNAVAVLVIACPCALGLATPTAIMVGTGRGAQSGVLVKNAAALERAEKIQILVVDKTGTLTEGKPSVTDVVPVNGHSEQILLNMAATLEQGSEHPLAQAILNHNKEQSGSTSAILNFSAVAGKGIQAEIEGEIVWLGSPRFLIEQGVVIDDKQIAQLTTQGKTVIGIAKPNGVIGYIAIADKIRTTSTNAISRLKNMGIEVVMITGDNQATAKAIAQQAGIDTFFAEVLPQHKAESINKLREQGKIVGMVGDGINDAPALAASDVSFAIGSGSDIAIEAADVTLMRSDLNSVADAISLSKATLGKIRQNLFFAFIYNILGIPLAAFGMLNPVIAGAAMAMSSVSVVSNSLLLKRWKTAN, encoded by the coding sequence ATGCATTTCCCTATTTCCTCAAAACGCATTGAATTACCCATTGAAGGCATGACCTGCTCTGCATGCGCCAACCGTATCGAAAAAAGCTTGAATAAACTGCCAGGCGTCAAAGCTGCGGTCAATTTTGCCAGCGAAAAAGTTCAGATTGATTACGAAGTGGGTGAAGCCAACCCCGCCAACCTTGTTGAAACAATCAAAAAAACAGGTTATTCCGTTCCCAACCAACGCATTGAACTTGCTCTGGAAGGCATGACATGTTCTGCCTGTGCAGCCAGAATTGAAAAAGTGTTGAACAAAAAACCCGGGGTAGAAGCAACGGTAAATTTTGCAGCTGAAAAAGCGAGCATTATGCTGTCACCGGGTACATCAACCATTGCAGATTTGATCTCATCAGTGAAAAAATCCGGCTATGACGCGCATGAGTTGGCAGAAGTCAGCCGCGAAGATGAAAAAGCACGCAGACAGAACGTATACCAGAAAGAAGTCCGGTTATTCTGGATATCGGCTGCGTTCACCCTCCCTCTGGTTCTCCAGATGGGTGCCATGTTTTCAGGCAGCCATGAAGAATGGCTGCCTCGCTGGCTGCAAATGGTACTCGCCACGCCAGTGCAATTCTGGGTTGGCAAGCGTTTTTACATGGGGGCCTGGAACGCTTTACGAGGTGGCAGCGCCAACATGGACGTGCTGGTAGCCTTGGGTACCAGCATGGCTTACTTCTTCAGTGCTGTTGTCACTTTGTTTGGTCTGACTGAACTTCACGTCTATTTTGAAGCCTCCGCCGCCATCATAACTTTGATACTCATGGGAAAGCTTTTAGAAGCCCGTGCCAAAGGAAAAACATCTACCGCTATTGAACAACTGCTTAAACTTCAGCCAAAAACCGCTCGCGTAGAGCGAGATGGCGAGATTATTGAAGTAGAAGTGAGCAGCATCCATATAGGCGAAGTCTTTATAGTGCGCCCTGGCGAACGTATTCCTGTTGATGGTGACATCATCGAAGGCCATTCCAGCGTGGATGAAAGCATGCTTACGGGTGAAAGCTTGCCCGTCACTAAAGAAGTGGGTAAAAAGGTCTTTGCTGCCACTCAAAATAATCAAGGCATGTTGCGGTGTAAGGCCACAGGGGTGGGTTCTCATACCGCATTGGCAGAAATTGTACGCCTGGTAGAGGAAGCACAGGGTTCCAAGGCCCCTATTCAGCGTTTGGCTGATACCATTTCAGGAATTTTTGTTCCGGTTGTAGTGGCCATAAGTGTCATCACTTTTGGCTTATGGTGGGGTATCGGAGGCAGTTTTACCGTGGCGCTGGTTAATGCTGTCGCGGTCTTGGTCATCGCCTGCCCCTGCGCGCTGGGCCTAGCCACACCCACAGCGATCATGGTGGGTACTGGCAGAGGTGCGCAATCAGGTGTGCTGGTTAAAAATGCAGCCGCACTGGAACGCGCAGAAAAAATCCAGATACTGGTTGTGGACAAAACAGGTACCCTGACTGAAGGCAAACCCTCAGTTACCGATGTTGTGCCCGTTAATGGTCATAGTGAACAAATATTGCTCAATATGGCCGCAACGCTTGAACAGGGTTCCGAGCATCCACTTGCACAAGCGATATTGAATCACAACAAGGAACAATCTGGATCCACCTCTGCCATATTAAACTTTTCTGCCGTCGCAGGAAAAGGCATTCAAGCCGAAATTGAAGGTGAAATCGTATGGCTTGGCTCACCGCGCTTTCTGATTGAACAAGGTGTCGTCATTGACGATAAACAGATTGCTCAACTTACCACCCAGGGAAAAACAGTTATCGGCATTGCAAAGCCCAACGGGGTTATTGGATATATTGCCATCGCAGACAAAATTCGTACCACCTCAACTAACGCCATTTCCCGTCTGAAAAACATGGGGATTGAAGTGGTGATGATTACTGGCGACAATCAGGCCACGGCGAAAGCCATTGCTCAACAAGCTGGAATTGATACTTTTTTTGCAGAAGTTTTACCTCAACATAAAGCCGAATCAATCAATAAGTTGCGCGAACAAGGAAAAATCGTTGGTATGGTAGGTGATGGCATTAACGATGCCCCTGCCCTTGCTGCTTCAGATGTGAGCTTCGCTATTGGCAGCGGTTCAGACATAGCCATTGAAGCCGCAGATGTGACGCTGATGCGCAGCGATTTGAATAGTGTGGCTGATGCGATCAGTTTATCCAAGGCCACGTTAGGGAAAATTCGACAAAACCTGTTTTTTGCATTTATTTACAATATTCTGGGCATACCTCTGGCAGCGTTCGGCATGCTTAATCCGGTTATCGCAGGGGCGGCCATGGCAATGAGCTCAGTATCTGTCGTCAGCAATTCGCTACTGTTAAAGCGTTGGAAAACAGCAAACTAG